In Citrus sinensis cultivar Valencia sweet orange chromosome 3, DVS_A1.0, whole genome shotgun sequence, the sequence GAGAAACAGCTTGTACTCGGTGCCTTCatcaaaagggaaaaaaaaaatgcaggaaataagaaaattcaaattcaaatttgaaagGACTAATAACCTAGTACAAACCAAAACTGATGCCACTACTTAGttcaaaacataaatatgACCCATGTGCCCTAACTTAAAGCAGAAAAAAAGAGgggaatttaaaaaaaaaaaaagggtatgCATAAATGTCAAAGACTTAAACATGGgtaaatatctaaaattcACACTCAAAAGACTTTAACATCAACGATGGTTCCTTTTCACAGGAAATTATCAATTCCCTGTTAAATAGCCTTTGACCTGACTCTTAAATTCATCACAACGGATTCCAAACAAGGAAGGACCATGGTCTGCTCTTTAATATGTCACTTGCCACCCAAGGAGGGGAATTGTCCAGGGTCTTCAATTTTAGGAGCTGCTGCACTGCTGGACGTGCTACCACCATATCCACCCCTTGAACCACGGCCACGTCCACGTCCACGACCGCTTGGGTTAAAGTACCTCTCTCCTTCAGCAGGCTTCAAGAACTCGTTTATGCTAACAGACTACAACATTCAAATAACAACCACATTAAACATATGAACAGAAAGATCATCGAGTAACATGATAGAAgtcttcaataataaaaatgatcaGTTTTTCAAGAAAAGATTGTTGAAACTAATAAGACTGTCATTATACTAATGCAGTCCCCTGGACACTCCAAGTCTGCTAGCATTAACACCAAGCTTCTCATAATCACTGTTAAGGAGTTTTCCAAGAAGCAATGAATAACAGGAAAACGCCTTGAGAACAGGGTGCAACTTATGAAGTCGCAAGTGTTATAATAACCAAAGCGTTATCTAAAACTTCTACCAACAGATAAGTAGACAAGCTCAAGTTGTGGGACCAAAGGAACTgaacaataaaattgtataCTTCATTAGACAAAGAAAGAAGCATTAATTCTACAGCTCTCAGACAGAAATAAAGCATAGAAGAAATATTCTGAGGAAAAAAGCAATCAGTGTTAGTTATCAATGATTAATgcaatcattaattaatttaaaataaatttggaaagCTTTGCAAACCATAAGAACTGTTTATCTTCTAACTAGGTTTAGGTGAGAAAGACGCAGACCTTCTTGGCTTTCTCTTCCTTATCAGCAGCATCTTTGCGTTTGTCCTTTTCAGATCCCTGAGAAAAAGGGTGGAAAAAGGTTAACGCACCAGCAAAACATGGCCAAGTACCATAAAAAGGGAATTTAATGGTTCTTACCACTTTGATAAAAACATCATCATTGCTCTTCTTATTTGAAAGTGGTTGCATGGACTTGAACTCTTCGTCCACGTCAACCTTCCTTTCCTCAGCAGTCTTTAGGGCAAGCAAAGCTTTCCTCTTCTCTTCAAGTACCTTTTCATACTCCTCCAGGGTCATCTCCTTTAAGAAcagaagattaaaaaattaggataaatgaaaaatacaggGGAAACacaaaacaccaaaaaaaaatcctacaAGCCACACTGGGATGAGAAACACCAAACATGGAACAAAAAATAGCTTCACCGTGCCGCATAATTTGGGTCACTTGAAAGCACATTTCACACTGCCATTTTAGTTCTACTGTCCTTCCCTTTACAGTCTCAACTGACAcatacaattattataattgcTGGCAAAGTACTAAATTGGGTCACAAAATACAGTAAaacctctataaattaataatgttggCACCATAAAAAATACCTATTAACTTAAAGAgatattaattgataaattaataaatttttaatttatagagtggatatacaattCACTgaacataaattataattaactaaaaattattgtattttaccAATCTAATcaactaaaaatgaattaatccactaaatataaattaaaatgacaaaaaaaacttaaaattcttGCAATCCCAGAAATTCTAGAagcaataagaaaaattagagatgagatccaattatatttaaatttcaagaaaaaataagtaacaataaaatcatattttatttgataaaaaatatcataacaatcatatttgttattttagcaaattattaatttatgataagaATGGGAACACATAGTTTTATAACGATTTTCAAAAAAACTATTatcctatttatttattgaatttattaatttagccCATTGGCCCAAGTCAGGACAGAAAGAATTACCATATAATAGAGGTTATTAATTTGTCAGTATTAAATTATAAGGTTTTACTGACGAAAGCTTGATACTTAGAGCTCTTTCAACGTATGAAAATCCAGAAAAATGTCATAACATAATATGCAAACACTGAAACTCAAGTGACAAGAAAATTCAACAAGCATTAAACTCGATAAGCTCACTAAATGCAATGAGATTTAGAAACATGCCTCAACAGAAGTCACGTCCAGATACCAGAATATTGATGGAATTTTTAGGAATACAGTTCTGTAAACAGCTACTATTTTTAGTAAAGATAAGCACAAGGGAATGCCAAACTGTTTTAGTTATTCTAGGAAATAAAGATTTTCTAGGCAGCCAACTATTAAAAATGTAAACCAAAGCAAACAAACATTCCATTAATGCTAAAATAAAAGTGTACCTTCTCCTCAGGCTCCTTCTCTTCTTGCTCATCCACAGGATTCTCCTTGTTGGCATCTGCAGCATTTTCCTCTCCAGAAGGCTTCTCAGCATTTGTGTTCTCAGTTTCAGCAACAGGTTCTTCAGTCTCCCTAAAATTGGCAAAATGAGGGAACATGTAAACAAGAAAGCTTATTCACAATTTCAACCACTATAGGAACTCGAACTGTTTAATATCCTAGACTGCTAAAAGAGGCATAATACGCACTGAGCAATTTCATCAGTTGGAGTTCCCCAATTACCACGACCAGCCCCATCACGTTTAATCTCATTCCTGAAACcatataaaatcaataattttacctccccaaaaagaaaaaaaaaatcgtagTACTCTATCAGCCAGTTGGAGATGAACAtctcaaatcaaattaatactaaCCCACGCCCTGTTCCACTGCGGCGTTCAAATACCCTACGTGGACGTTCTCCCTCTTTAGATTCTCCATCGTTAAAACCACCTCGGCGACCACCACGGAAAGAACCACGGGGTGCCCCATACCCACGTCTTTCTGAGAGATTCCCTCCTTCTCCCTCTTCGGAAGGCCTATATCCTCCAGAAAGCCCATTGTTGCCACCGAACGTGTTATTATTGCCTGAATCACGATCAAAGCCACGGCCCCCTCCACGTCCAAAGCCACGTCCACCACCGCGGCCTCCCCCACGTCCACCTTCATTCCTAGCCTCCCTCACTGTTTAATGAAGGCCACCACATAATTAGATATGGTAGAGaggaaaaaatattgaaataggAAGCCAATAGTGCATAGATGCTATTGAAAAACTCCATTTCCTTCATACCGTTCTTTGCCACCaatcaacaaataatttaaatacataacaTGCACAttaaaacaaccaaaaaaacaaGTTTGTAGATTgcttatgttgaaaatgatggaCAAAGCATGTCTCTACAATTTCAGGAATTAGACTaacagaaattgaaaaaatgataaaactcCGAAAAAATCCCAAAGTTATGAACTTAATTAGTAAGCTTtcaacttataaaaaaatcaaatgttttGCTGAATAACAACCTGAAGCTGTCATTGCATTTGATTAAAAAGTCATAATTTTACTAAAGTGTAAAGACAGCAGAGCGACAGTTGTGTGACGCTCATCTTGACTAATGTAATGTCGATTCCTCTGTCTTTGAATCATAAAATgataccaaaataataataataataataataataacaatagtagtagtagtaataataatgataatgatgacgacgatgataataataataataataataataataataataaaaataaacaactttcACTTGCATCAATTTTCTTACACTTGCaggcaaaacaaacaaacagaaGGGCTGTATAATAATCGAAGTTATACAAATCCAAATAACAATCAAATCAATAGAAGAAACGAAAGGAATAGAGTTGATAATAGAATATGCTCACCAGCTTGAGCGGGAGGAGGCGGCTTGTTGGGGAACTTAGCGGCCGGAGCCGGCTTGGATGCAGGCTGAGCTTGAGCCGGAGCCGATTTCTTCGGCTTCTCGGCGAGCTTCGCCACT encodes:
- the LOC102609479 gene encoding RGG repeats nuclear RNA binding protein A isoform X2, with the translated sequence MTTVNPFDLLGDNDFEDPSQLVVAGVAKLAEKPKKSAPAQAQPASKPAPAAKFPNKPPPPAQAVREARNEGGRGGGRGGGRGFGRGGGRGFDRDSGNNNTFGGNNGLSGGYRPSEEGEGGNLSERRGYGAPRGSFRGGRRGGFNDGESKEGERPRRVFERRSGTGRGETEEPVAETENTNAEKPSGEENAADANKENPVDEQEEKEPEEKEMTLEEYEKVLEEKRKALLALKTAEERKVDVDEEFKSMQPLSNKKSNDDVFIKVGSEKDKRKDAADKEEKAKKSVSINEFLKPAEGERYFNPSGRGRGRGRGSRGGYGGSTSSSAAAPKIEDPGQFPSLGGK
- the LOC102609479 gene encoding RGG repeats nuclear RNA binding protein A isoform X1, whose product is MTTVNPFDLLGDNDFEDPSQLVVAGVAKLAEKPKKSAPAQAQPASKPAPAAKFPNKPPPPAQAVREARNEGGRGGGRGGGRGFGRGGGRGFDRDSGNNNTFGGNNGLSGGYRPSEEGEGGNLSERRGYGAPRGSFRGGRRGGFNDGESKEGERPRRVFERRSGTGRGNEIKRDGAGRGNWGTPTDEIAQETEEPVAETENTNAEKPSGEENAADANKENPVDEQEEKEPEEKEMTLEEYEKVLEEKRKALLALKTAEERKVDVDEEFKSMQPLSNKKSNDDVFIKVGSEKDKRKDAADKEEKAKKSVSINEFLKPAEGERYFNPSGRGRGRGRGSRGGYGGSTSSSAAAPKIEDPGQFPSLGGK